A single genomic interval of Oncorhynchus mykiss isolate Arlee chromosome 13, USDA_OmykA_1.1, whole genome shotgun sequence harbors:
- the LOC110485791 gene encoding C-X-C motif chemokine 11, with translation MAFAPKACSLFLVVLLGVCIQLNGAQDISGARCKCPGTIMHTQEIIGDFEIIEKTHYCDTTEIIVTLAEDGARRCLNPVGRKAMFFINCWNRINKDDKQKKRCLKRKAE, from the exons ATGGCCTTCGCACCAAAAGCCTGCAGTCTTTTCCTGGTGGTTTTGCTGGGAGTTTGTATACAGCTCAACGGAG CTCAGGACATTTCAGGTGCCAGATGCAAATGCCCAGGAACCATTATGCACACTCAGGAAATCATTGGTGACTTTGAAATCATTGAAAAGACCCACTACTGTGACACTACTGAAATCAT TGTTACACTGGCAGAAGATGGAGCCAGAAGGTGCCTGAACCCTGTTGGAAGAAAGGCCATGTTTTTCATCAACTGCTGGAACAG AATAAACAAGGACGACAAGCAAAAGAAGAGGTGTCTTAAGAGAAAAGCAGAGTGA
- the LOC110485790 gene encoding C-X-C motif chemokine 11, producing MAFAPKACSLFLVVLLGVCIQLNGAQHVPGARCKCPGTIMHTQEIIDDFEIIEKTHYCDTTEIIVTLAEDGARRCLNPVGRKAMFFVNCWNRINKDDKQKKRCLKRKAE from the exons ATGGCCTTCGCACCAAAAGCCTGCAGTCTTTTCCTGGTGGTTTTGCTGGGAGTTTGTATACAGCTCAACGGAG CTCAACACGTTCCAGGTGCCAGATGCAAATGCCCAGGAACCATTATGCACACTCAGGAAATCATTGATGACTTTGAAATCATTGAAAAGACCCACTACTGTGACACTACTGAAATCAT TGTTACACTGGCAGAAGATGGAGCCAGAAGGTGCCTGAACCCTGTTGGAAGGAAGGCCATGTTTTTCGTCAACTGCTGGAACAG AATAAACAAGGACGACAAGCAAAAGAAGAGGTGTCTTAAGAGAAAAGCAGAGTGA